Proteins from a single region of Acidobacteriota bacterium:
- a CDS encoding SDR family oxidoreductase, giving the protein MSLTNRVALVTGGRRIGQVVAEELARAGADVVLSYRSSRQEAEATASRVRALGARALVVQADVSRPDDCARLADVIASEMGALDILVNMASTYVSRQLESIDEAAWRADIDANLSSAFYVTHAMLPLLGRQRPAHVVHFTDWLPASGRPAYTGYVAYYVAKAGVKALTEALALELAPAGILVNAIAPGPIVAPPDMDAEEIDIVAAATPLQRWGGEMEVARAVLFLVTTAFVTGETVRVDGGRHVR; this is encoded by the coding sequence GTGTCGCTGACAAACAGAGTGGCGCTCGTCACCGGAGGGCGACGTATCGGTCAGGTGGTGGCCGAGGAGCTCGCCCGTGCGGGTGCCGACGTCGTGCTGTCGTACCGCTCGTCACGGCAGGAAGCGGAAGCGACGGCGTCGCGCGTGCGAGCGCTCGGGGCGCGGGCGCTGGTGGTGCAGGCTGACGTGAGTCGCCCCGACGACTGCGCGCGGCTCGCCGACGTGATTGCGTCGGAGATGGGCGCGCTCGACATCCTCGTCAACATGGCGTCGACGTACGTCTCCAGACAACTCGAATCGATCGACGAGGCGGCGTGGCGGGCCGACATCGACGCGAACCTGTCGTCGGCCTTCTACGTCACGCACGCGATGCTGCCGCTGCTTGGCCGCCAGCGGCCCGCGCACGTCGTCCACTTCACCGACTGGCTGCCCGCGAGCGGACGTCCCGCGTACACGGGCTATGTGGCGTACTACGTCGCGAAGGCGGGCGTGAAGGCACTCACCGAAGCGCTGGCGCTCGAACTCGCGCCGGCCGGCATCCTCGTCAACGCCATCGCCCCCGGCCCCATCGTCGCGCCGCCGGACATGGACGCGGAGGAAATCGACATCGTCGCCGCCGCCACACCGCTCCAGCGATGGGGCGGCGAGATGGAAGTCGCGCGCGCCGTCCTGTTCC
- a CDS encoding DUF420 domain-containing protein, with the protein MAVSDLPALNATLNTLATCFLLAGYVFVKRKQVNAHRACMVGALTMSALFLVSYVIYHANAGSRPFTGTGPIRVVYFSVLISHVILATAIVPLVLVTVSRALSRRFDAHRRIARITWPLWMYVSVTGVVVYLMLYRM; encoded by the coding sequence GTGGCTGTTTCCGATCTGCCTGCGCTGAACGCAACGCTCAATACGCTGGCGACGTGCTTCCTGCTCGCCGGCTATGTCTTCGTGAAGCGCAAGCAGGTGAACGCGCACCGCGCGTGCATGGTGGGCGCGCTGACGATGTCCGCGCTCTTTCTCGTCAGCTACGTCATCTACCACGCCAACGCGGGATCGCGACCGTTCACCGGGACGGGACCGATTCGCGTCGTCTACTTCTCGGTCTTGATCTCTCACGTGATACTCGCCACGGCGATCGTGCCGCTGGTGCTCGTCACCGTCTCGCGGGCGCTCTCGCGCAGGTTCGACGCCCACAGGCGCATCGCACGCATCACATGGCCGTTGTGGATGTACGTCTCGGTGACAGGCGTGGTGGTCTACCTGATGCTGTACAGGATGTAG
- a CDS encoding M23 family metallopeptidase, giving the protein MRTLLSIVVGVLIAAALVWFLAGRAAGPTIAVDAPAAVVGVRTPLKVDVFSPGGTLTDLDVSVEQNGQAQSIGTLAAPQGLALTPGADKVTVTGEIGRQSAPALQSGAATIVVRATRPVLFGLREVASTLRKDVQVRLTPPTLSVLSQFHFINQGGAEVVVYQVNPADVESGVRVGETEYAGLPASGAGIANAAPGLRVAFFPFTYDRTPNTPVALWARDEAGNTGQAGLDSRVNVKQFRRSTIPLDDAFLQKVVPAILQATPDLRVDDPNDLLASYLAINRELRRRNNETIRQIGVTKSAKEILWRGPFRQMMNSAVEAGFADDRTYVYQGKSVDRQTHLGFDLASTQHAPILAANRGVVVYAGYLGIYGNCVIVDHGMGLQTLYAHLSSIGVQEGQAVEMNAELGRSGQTGLAGGDHLHFTTVLHGEFVTPVDWWSAQWIEDRVMRKLRAAGAPAAASTPAGAP; this is encoded by the coding sequence ATGCGTACGCTGCTGTCGATCGTCGTGGGGGTCCTGATTGCCGCGGCCCTCGTGTGGTTCCTCGCGGGTCGTGCGGCAGGTCCCACGATCGCCGTTGACGCGCCCGCCGCTGTCGTCGGCGTCAGGACGCCGTTGAAGGTGGACGTCTTCTCGCCGGGTGGCACGCTCACGGATCTGGACGTGAGCGTCGAACAGAACGGACAGGCGCAGTCGATTGGTACGCTGGCCGCACCGCAGGGGCTGGCGCTCACGCCCGGTGCCGACAAGGTCACTGTGACGGGCGAGATCGGGAGACAGTCGGCACCCGCGCTCCAGAGCGGCGCGGCGACGATCGTCGTGCGGGCCACGCGCCCCGTGCTGTTCGGGCTGCGCGAGGTCGCGTCCACCCTGCGCAAGGACGTCCAGGTGCGCCTCACGCCGCCGACGCTCTCGGTGCTCTCGCAGTTCCACTTCATCAACCAGGGCGGCGCGGAAGTCGTCGTCTATCAGGTGAACCCCGCCGACGTCGAATCGGGCGTGCGCGTGGGCGAGACGGAGTATGCCGGCCTGCCCGCGTCGGGCGCGGGCATCGCGAACGCCGCGCCAGGCCTGCGCGTGGCGTTCTTCCCGTTCACGTACGACCGGACGCCGAACACGCCTGTGGCGCTGTGGGCACGAGACGAAGCGGGCAATACCGGTCAGGCGGGTCTCGATTCCAGGGTGAACGTCAAGCAGTTCCGCAGGAGCACGATTCCGCTCGACGATGCGTTCCTGCAGAAGGTGGTGCCGGCCATCCTGCAGGCCACGCCGGACCTGCGCGTGGACGATCCGAACGATCTGCTCGCGAGTTACCTGGCGATCAATCGCGAGCTGCGCCGGCGGAACAACGAGACGATCCGGCAGATCGGCGTCACGAAGTCCGCGAAGGAGATTCTGTGGCGCGGGCCGTTCCGTCAGATGATGAACTCGGCGGTCGAAGCCGGGTTCGCCGACGACCGCACGTACGTCTACCAGGGCAAGTCCGTGGATCGGCAGACGCATCTCGGGTTCGACCTCGCCTCCACGCAGCACGCCCCGATCCTCGCTGCCAACCGCGGCGTGGTGGTGTATGCCGGTTATCTCGGGATTTATGGCAACTGCGTGATCGTCGATCACGGCATGGGCCTGCAGACGCTCTATGCACACCTCAGTTCGATCGGCGTACAGGAAGGACAGGCCGTCGAGATGAACGCCGAGCTCGGACGCAGCGGGCAGACGGGCCTGGCGGGCGGCGACCACCTGCACTTCACCACGGTGCTGCACGGCGAGTTCGTGACACCCGTGGACTGGTGGAGTGCGCAGTGGATCGAGGATCGCGTGATGCGGAAGCTGCGCGCCGCCGGTGCGCCGGCCGCGGCATCGACACCGGCCGGAGCGCCCTAG
- the cyoE gene encoding protoheme IX farnesyltransferase, whose protein sequence is MQPEAIAYPVVSSRFADYLQLTKPRLNLLVVFSTGVGYWLGVAGHVSPAVLFHTVVGTALVAGGSGVFNQLYEPDVDALMARTRLRPLPDGRVTPWRAFVFGMVLCTIGLAQLAFGVNLLSAVVAYATLVSYVVWYTPMKRRSSLATVVGAIPGALPPVIGWAAATGTVSREAWLLFAILFLWQMPHFLSLAWLLREEYERAGFPVLPVVEPTGRSTARQTVMYTAALIPVSLAPALTGLAGPLYFAVALVLGVAFLWLAARFARDLHRTTARRLFLGSLIYLPLIWIFMIATRVP, encoded by the coding sequence ATGCAACCTGAAGCGATCGCCTACCCCGTCGTCTCGAGTCGGTTCGCCGACTACCTCCAGCTCACCAAGCCGCGGCTGAACCTGCTCGTCGTCTTCTCGACGGGCGTGGGCTACTGGCTCGGCGTCGCCGGCCATGTGAGTCCCGCCGTGCTGTTCCACACAGTGGTCGGTACGGCACTGGTCGCCGGGGGGTCGGGCGTCTTCAACCAGTTGTACGAACCCGACGTGGACGCCCTGATGGCGCGTACGCGGCTTCGTCCACTCCCCGATGGCCGCGTGACACCGTGGCGCGCGTTCGTGTTCGGCATGGTGCTGTGCACGATCGGCCTCGCGCAACTCGCGTTCGGCGTCAACCTGCTGAGCGCCGTCGTCGCCTACGCCACCCTCGTCTCCTACGTCGTGTGGTACACGCCGATGAAGCGCCGCTCTTCGCTGGCCACCGTCGTCGGCGCGATTCCAGGCGCGCTGCCGCCGGTGATCGGCTGGGCCGCCGCGACGGGCACCGTGAGCCGGGAGGCGTGGCTGCTCTTCGCGATCCTGTTCCTGTGGCAGATGCCGCACTTCCTCTCGCTGGCGTGGCTGTTGCGCGAGGAATACGAACGCGCGGGCTTCCCCGTGCTGCCTGTGGTCGAGCCCACGGGTCGCAGTACGGCGCGGCAGACGGTGATGTACACGGCGGCGCTGATTCCCGTGAGCCTCGCGCCGGCGCTCACCGGGCTGGCCGGCCCCCTGTATTTCGCCGTCGCACTGGTATTGGGCGTGGCGTTCCTGTGGCTCGCCGCGCGGTTCGCCCGCGACCTCCACCGCACCACCGCGCGACGCCTGTTCCTCGGCTCGCTGATCTATCTGCCTCTGATCTGGATCTTCATGATCGCCACGCGGGTGCCGTGA